The Oryzias latipes chromosome 1, ASM223467v1 genome contains a region encoding:
- the LOC101164380 gene encoding CD209 antigen-like protein E isoform X1, whose protein sequence is MISPRWMILVCFSLNSAENQDEGWTPFNGHLYYFSETTADWQTSRDDCLSKGADLVVINDNEENTFVVDFLRKAWIGLYKEGDTWTWVDGSILTPGDSFWHPGQPNNVGNQEDRAEIGNHDYVDTIDNVVFFHNKWNDAPGSTSNYWICEKEAV, encoded by the exons ATGATTTCACCACGATGGATGATCCTCGTCTGCTTTTCCCTAAACTCAG CTGAGAATCAAGATGAGGGATGGACACCTTTCAATGGACACCTTTATTACTTTTCTGAGACCACTGCAGACTGGCAGACCAGTAGAGACGACTGTTTGTCAAAGGGAGCAGACCTGGTGGTCATCAATGATAATGAAGAAAAC actttcgTCGTAGATTTTCTACGCAAAGCCTGGATAGGGCTGTACAAAGAAGGAGACACCTGGACATGGGTAGATGGAAGCATCCTAACACCTGG TGACAGCTTTTGGCATCCAGGACAACCTAACAATGTTGGTAACCAGGAAGATCGAGCAGAAATAGGGAACCATGACTATGTCGACACCATTGACAATGTCGTCTTTTTTCACAACAAATGGAATGATGCACCGGGGAGCACTAGTAACTACTGGATCTGTGAAAAGGAAGCTGTTTAG
- the LOC101164380 gene encoding CD209 antigen-like protein E isoform X2 produces the protein MISPRWMILLCFSLISAENQDEGWTPFNGHLYYFSETTADWQTSRDDCLSKGADLVVINDNEENTFVVDFLRKAWIGLYKEGDTWTWVDGSILTPGDSFWHPGQPNNVGNQEDRAEIGNHDYVDTIDNVVFFHNKWNDAPGSTSNYWICEKEAV, from the exons CTGAGAATCAAGATGAGGGATGGACACCTTTCAATGGACACCTTTATTACTTTTCTGAGACCACTGCAGACTGGCAGACCAGTAGAGACGACTGTTTGTCAAAGGGAGCAGACCTGGTGGTCATCAATGATAATGAAGAAAAC actttcgTCGTAGATTTTCTACGCAAAGCCTGGATAGGGCTGTACAAAGAAGGAGACACCTGGACATGGGTAGATGGAAGCATCCTAACACCTGG TGACAGCTTTTGGCATCCAGGACAACCTAACAATGTTGGTAACCAGGAAGATCGAGCAGAAATAGGGAACCATGACTATGTCGACACCATTGACAATGTCGTCTTTTTTCACAACAAATGGAATGATGCACCGGGGAGCACTAGTAACTACTGGATCTGTGAAAAGGAAGCTGTTTAG